In Neofelis nebulosa isolate mNeoNeb1 chromosome 13, mNeoNeb1.pri, whole genome shotgun sequence, the genomic stretch TGGAGTTGGGACCAGAGCAGGACTGTGATCCTGCTAATGATGTCAGCTAATAGGAGAAGCAACttcttgtttataaatttttagaCTTTGTGGCAGTTTCTTCACATCGTCCCCATTCTTTGAACTAGATGATCACCCAAAGATGAGGGAAGATTAGGTGAGGTTGCTACAGGTTACTCAGGGCTTTGGGAGATTGGGGTTGGTGGTAGAACTTAGGCAGTATTGAGGGCCCATTTTAAGGTTGGTGACCCTGATTCTACAGTAGTCATTCCCAACTGGGAGCCGTTTTACCCCCAGGGAACATCTGggaatgtctggagacatttgggggttgtcacaactggagagGGGTGCCTTTGGCagctagtgggtagaggccagggatgctgcctgACACCCTACAGTGCACAGGCCTGTTCCCCACAACAAGGAACTGTGTGGGCCAAAATGTGTGCCACTAGCCACTCAGCACAACCATGAAACAGTTAATCTTCCTGGGCTGTTTTACTGGGCACAAACGATAAAGGAGAAAGAGCATATGAATTCCATTTGTTGTAGGGGGAAGGACTGAAATCATTACAAAATTATCCTTTCTCACGttagcagttttaaaaataagtgctgCATAGAGtgatttttgtcaaatatttaaattactatAAATCATAACGATTCAAAATGGTAATTTGTCagtaattgtttttcctttatactAGTGCAGTTGAACCTTTCGTATGTTACAAATTTGCTCTGCCTTTTCTCTAATAACCAGAAAATGCCCTTGCTCTAACCTGACCGGTACTAATTCCTCTATGATCATGGCACTTACcctcttgccttttattttagcAATGTAATCTCATGTTTTCCTCCAGTTCTGAAAAGTTCTCTTTTTCTAGATATTggcttatttcattcttttgtcttctcttctaGAACTTAAAATAATTGACCGTTAGAAGTGATAGGTTTTGGCTTCAAAGCTTCcatattgctattttgtttttctaagtctcctaattctttttctgcctgaatAATATgtacatttggggggggggagacctTGGATTGAATCTCAGCtcaaatgtattttgtatattttcttaacatttaattttgcttctcttttttcgtctgcaaaatcagaaaaacaacatTTACTGCATATTCTTgtacataataaatgaaaaattatgtaaagtagtttttgctttcttttcagcCACAAAAAGCTGCACCCAAGCTTGTTTGACGTCAGTCCTCTCAAGTGTCCATGATGCTGGGCCCCGAGGGAGGTGAAGGCTTTGTGGTCAAGCTCCGTGGCCTGCCCTGGTCCTGCTCTGTTGAGGATGTGCAGAATTTCCTTTCTGACTGCACAATACATGATGGGGCTGCAGGCGTTCATTTCATCTACACTAGAGAAGGCAGGCAGAGTGGTGAGGCTTTTGTTGAACTTGAATCAGAAGATGATGTAAAAATGGCCCTTAAAAAAGACAGGGAAAGCATGGGACACCGGTACATTGAGGTGTTCAAGTCCCACAGAACCGAGATGGATTGGGTATTGAAGCACAGTGGTCCAAACAGTGCCGACACCGCCAATGATGGCTTCGTGCGGCTTCGAGGACTCCCATTTGGATGCACCAAGGAAGAAATTGTTCAGTTCTTCTCAGGGTTGGAAATTGTGCCAAACGGGATCACATTGCCTGTGGACCCCGAGGGCAAGATTACAGGGGAAGCCTTTGTGCAGTTTGCCTCACAGGAGTTAGCGGAGAAGGCCCTAGGGAAGCACAAGGAGAGAATAGGGCACAGGTATATTGAAGTGTTCAAGAGCAGTCAGGAAGAAGTTAGGTCATACTCGGATCCCCCTCTGAAGTTCATGTCTGTACAGCGGCCAGGGCCCTATGACCGCCCTGGCACGGCCAGGAGGTATATTGGCATTGTCAAGCAAGCAGGCCTGGAGAGGATGAGGTCTGGTGCTTATAGTGCAGGCTATGGGGGCTATGAGGAGTACAGCGGCCTCAGCGATGGCTACGGCTTCACCACTGATCTGTTTGGGAGAGACCTCAGTTACTGTCTCTCAGGCATGTATGACCACAGATACGGAGACGGCGAGTTCACTGTCCAGAGTACCACTGGACACTGTGTCCACATGAGAGGGCTACCATACAAAGCCACAGAGAACGACATTTACAACTTCTTCTCTCCACTCAACCCTGTGAGAGTCCATATTGAGATTGGCCCTGATGGAAGAGTGACGGGCGAAGCCGATGTTGAGTTTGCCACTCACGAAGAAGCTGTGGCAGCAATGTCCAAAGACCGGGCCAACATGCAACACAGATACATAGAACTTTTCCTGAATTCCACGACTGGGGCCAGCAATGGGGCGTACAGCAGCCAGATGATGCAAGGCATGGGGGTGTCGGCCCAGTCCACTTACAGTGGCCTCGAGAGCCAGTCTGTGAGTGGCTGTTATGGGGCTGGCTATGGAGGCCAGAACAGCATGGGTGGATATGACTAGTTTTGTAGGAGCATTTGAGTTATTGCAATCAAATTTTCACAGGCAGCCAACAAGCAGTGAAAAGCAATTATTACTCTAGAGGAAGTTGTGGGACCCATTTTGCACCATGAGTTTGTGAAATCTGGATTAAAAAATTACCTCTTCAGTGTTTTCTCATGCAAACTTTCTTCTAGCATGTGATATTGAGTAAACTAAAACTATTTTCAGCTTTTCTCAATTAACATTTTGGTAGTGTACTTCAGAGTGATGTTATCTGAGTTAAAGTAGTTTTGAGTACATTAAATGGATCTTTTACACCACATCACCGTGAACACATTGGGGAGACGTACTTTTTTGGAAAACTCAAGGTGCTAGATCCCTAATTCAAAGAGGAACATTTCTCATGTTTGTTCAttctagtttattttcatttaaaatcttttaggttaagtttaagcttttaaaaataagttagttTTGAAAATTGAGACACATTACTAATACTGTAGGAATTGGTGAGGCCTTGACTTAAAACTTTCTTTGTACTGTGATTTCCTTTTGggtgtattttgctaagtgaaacttgttaaatttttttgttaactaaatttttttcttaaaataaagatttttccaCAATGACTGGCACCGACTATATACTCACCAAAAAGTAGCAAAATGGGTGGTTGAAGAGAAGAACTTGCTTTAACACTGCTGTATTTCAGtgtgaatttcaaaataatttagcACACGAAATCTAAGATTTCCCTCTATTCATATACCACGGTTAAATTaaaagtttggtttttaaaatgctaaatatgAGTGGTGGAAATGGTGACTGGAAACGCATCCCAGAGTAGTATTAAAATAGAAGCACACAGTCCCAGCCTCCCGTGAGACTAGAGTGCTGTTCTTGATCAGTTATTTGTTATGTCCTGCTCTTCCCTTATTTTATGCTGGAGTCCTGTTCATTTCTTATAGCGGCCCTTCATTTTGGGTGCCATACACTGGCAGTTATTAaccacagttttttgtttgttttttaatataaaatgtgctatttttttttcatactagcTCAAACACTCCCAGGTTAGCAATTACGGGTTATTGCAGACTTCACATAAGCTTGGGACAGATCTGTTTCCAAATTAGAAAATCGCCTTCCACCTAGCAAGTAGAGAACCATGTCCAAATTCCAGGCAGCTCTGCACACAGCTTACTGCCTGCCATCACTTTTAATTTGACATAAACTAAGACCATCAAGACTTTAAGATGTGAATGGAGtttatttgaaacaatttttttaaatttttttttttttcaacgttttttatttatttttgggacagagagagacagagtatgaacgggggaggggcagagagagagggagacacagaatcggaaacaggctccaggctccgagccatcggcccagagcctgacgcggggctcgaactcacggaccgcgagatcgtgacctggctgaagtcggacgcttaaccgactgcgccacccaggcgcccctgaaacaatTTTTTGATGGCCACTTACTGATTTTGCAAACTTTGTCCCCCCACTTGTAGCCCAGATATCCTAACTTCACCAGTTCTGGGGTCTTCATCTGGTATCATTTCAAAGGGACAAGCTTCAT encodes the following:
- the HNRNPF gene encoding heterogeneous nuclear ribonucleoprotein F, which encodes MMLGPEGGEGFVVKLRGLPWSCSVEDVQNFLSDCTIHDGAAGVHFIYTREGRQSGEAFVELESEDDVKMALKKDRESMGHRYIEVFKSHRTEMDWVLKHSGPNSADTANDGFVRLRGLPFGCTKEEIVQFFSGLEIVPNGITLPVDPEGKITGEAFVQFASQELAEKALGKHKERIGHRYIEVFKSSQEEVRSYSDPPLKFMSVQRPGPYDRPGTARRYIGIVKQAGLERMRSGAYSAGYGGYEEYSGLSDGYGFTTDLFGRDLSYCLSGMYDHRYGDGEFTVQSTTGHCVHMRGLPYKATENDIYNFFSPLNPVRVHIEIGPDGRVTGEADVEFATHEEAVAAMSKDRANMQHRYIELFLNSTTGASNGAYSSQMMQGMGVSAQSTYSGLESQSVSGCYGAGYGGQNSMGGYD